AGAttttcaatatttatgataaacatatgcatctacaaccacccttttaaCAATTTTATGAATAGGGTGTATGAGGGGGTTGAacatctcatgtgtggcaatgttggagataccaattgattcaggagatttctcatgtcagcatggatttgatgatgtgttcatgaaataactccctgtagcacctggttttaagaacaaaactagatacgcaccatatgtgagctcaggatgtcaaatctcacatatagctacaaataagggtaatatcaaaagacattgctctatatataacatacttagtataaaggatataaccttagacagcaaacagcggaaagacaactccaatcttcgggtgaagactccaatccatagggacaacagactggttgatcacaagcctaattcctccaaactctagcaatttggtacccatccgagattttttccaaatatgtgaaaaataaagaaagcataagtacatgtcgtactcaacaaatataacatggggttcataaggctcaaaaggctaacactggtttaactacgattagcttttattgagtcatgattttagcaatagggtggcaacaaagttatcataagcccataaacacatgatcaggtaaacatgaataatgaatagcataaacaatattcattagtgagcatctttatcatcagtatcattagtgttcatcataattaaccattaatgatcatctattccgtaaatgttccaaggctgctcatgaccatgagcacggctgatataccagttttacactctgtagaggttgtacactttcactgtgggtcgtgatttaccctttcgcccgaggtagctaatctcttgacccagttccaaggaaggtcggcagggttcactatgaagtctttcaaaggtttgtctaacaagttagggccattagattaactcggcaaacaaatgtagagccccccttcccgatggcacaatgatgcgCAACCTATaaacaaggggatagaggccgcactatacccgattcgtcaagccattcttacgccaataaaggtaaccactaacaagctagaaaaagtcctcatactgagctaaagctagagccatgttgccctcacagctatactcactacaagaaatgtgttcatcaatgacgatTCAGTCGTGACGCTTACAAATTTCGTCACAGAACAAGCGCTTTCTATGATGAAATTTCTAGCTTCATCATAAGTAACAAGTGATGGAGCTTTGGCACGAAGAATAATGATGAAAACAAAAGAATCATCATAAAATAACAAAACTAAATCATCATAGATCGTTTGGCTCGTGTACCACCTCGAGGACATGGCGCCGTGGTCccaccagcaggtcccacctcgaggACGTGGCAATGTGGTCCCAGCATTGGGTCCCAACCTCGAAGACGTGGCGATGCGGTCCCACCAGCGGGTCTCAGCCTGAGGACGTGGCGGCGAACAAGTGGGGTAGCATGGCCCACATGGTCCAGCTGATCCTGCATCCTTCCGCCTCCCTTTTTTTTGCCAGAAAATAGCGCACGCAGGGAGATTCGAACCTACGACCTGCTGTTAGACATGTTGGTGTGTTACCACTGGAGCACTCGCCGTTTTGTGATAAAGGCATGCATGTTTTTCTATTTGTAAACATATAGCTAAGCAGTAAGCACAGAAGCCTTGGCCCAATAGCAACATCGCCCATTAGCAAGCCTATTAGCCCAATAGAAAATGATTTCCTGGCCGCTGGATGGACGTCGTTTTGTCTCCCAGATTGCTGCGATCCCAAGTCTCGATGTCTCCTATCACCCTGATGCCCTATCGGCCGCGTATCATGTTGAGCGTGATGAACTGACCTGACGGCGGCGAGGCACCCAGACCTAGGCGAGGCGAGGCGCTGAGGCCCTAAAGTTAAATAGTAATCATTCGTATTTTTTTTCAATTCATTCACAATCAcagcaaactatatatatatagcgcTTGTGGGACAGAGCAGCGGTGGCACGCGTGGGTCAGTGCACCAGCGTCGGTGATCATGGGGCGGTCAGAGCAGCGCTGGCGATCGTGGGGCAAGGAGAGCAGCGGCGGGCAGTGGCGACTTGCGTGGGACAGGGCAGCGGCGGTTTGCATGGGATAGAGGAGCACCGGCGATCGTGGGACAGAGCAGCGTCGGCGCGTGGGACAGAGCAGTACAAGGTTTGATTTGTTTTTGAATTTtgttatatatatgcatgtgttggATGTGTTTTTGAATTTTGTTGAGTTTACTCTAATTTTAGGACTGAGTGCAAGGTTTATTTTACTCTCAAAATAGATGGATAGAAGCTGGAtttatgggacacaattcacaccTACATATGTgaaaggagttgaagagttcatgaaatttgttagtgAAAGATACCCCGAAGACAGCCACATGTTTTGTCTGTGTAGAAAATGTCTTAATCAAAGTTTATGGCCTCAGGATGATGTCAATGACCATATACACATTTATGGAATGTCAGCTGCATACAccaggtggattcatcatggggagtCGGCAGATACTGTAGTAGTTGAAAATTTGGAGTAGGAGGTCGAAGGAAGTGATCATGACTTTGGGATACATGTGGATGTGGccgatgatggttatgatgaggATCACGGAGTACTAGAGATGATAGGAGATCTGTATGCTGCGACAGAGGCTGATGGAGAACAACCAAGGTTTGCAAGAGTCCTTGAAGATGCGAAGAAGTCACTTAGCCCGGGATCTAGCCATTCAAAATTCTCTTTTCTGGTGAGGATGTTGTATATCAAGTCTCGTTATCGAATTGGGAATACAAGATTTTCCACAATGCTGAAGTTGTTGTCATCAAGATACCCTCAGAGTGAGTTGCCAAAATCATATGATGAGGCCAAGAAATATCTTGGAGAACTGGGCCTTGGTTTCGAAAAcatccatgtgtgcaagaacaatTGTGTGTTGTTTCGGAAGAGGTATTATAAAGAGAATGTGTGCCTAGTATGCAAGGCATCTAGATGGCAAGATGAAACTGGGAACAAGCGGGATCCACACAAGGTATTGAGACATTTTCCACTTTTGCCAAGGTTGAAAAGAATTTTTGCTTCAAAGCGCACTTATGAGGAAACACAATGGCATAAGAAAACGAGGACGCCAGTCGACAATGTAATGAGCCATCCAGCTGATGGAGAAGCATGGAAGGAGTTCGACACGAGGGAACCAACCTTTGAAGATGATTCGAGGAACATGAGGCTTGCCTTAGCTACCGATggattcaatccatttggcaacatGAGTACGCAGTACAGTATGTGGCCAGTGCTTCTAACACCGCTGAATCTCCCACCATGGGAATGCGTGAATCCAGCAAACTGCTTTATGTCTTTACTCATCCCAGGTCCAAAATctccaggaaaggattttgaTTTGTTCCTTGAGCCCCTAATTGAAGAACTGCTCGATCTATGGAAGGGTGTCAGTACCTACGATGCATGTACTGGTCGGAAGTTTAACCTTCGTGCTGTCGTGCTATGGTGTATACATGATTTTCCAGCATTGAGCACGTTATTAGGGCGAACAACAAAAGGGTATTATGCATGTATTCATTGCGACAAGGATCCGTTGTCTCGGGCAATAAGGAGTAAAATATGTTACATTGGACATCGTCGTTACCTTCCAAGGACACATGCATGGCAGAGAAGCTTGGCTTTCGATGGTAAGCATGAAAACAAAGATCAGCCAGGCAAGTTCActttggaggaggtcctagaggagctagagaaggtgaaagatgtcagGCCAGGGAAGCATCCTGAAATTATTGGAAATAAAAGGAAGCGCAACGAGGGTCCAAGGATTTATAGCCGCAAAGTTGGGTTGTGGAGATTGCCATATTGGAAACATTTGAAGCTTCCACATAATCTCGATGTGATGCACATAgagaaaaacatatgtgaaaacattcttgGCACATTACTCAATGTGCAGGGCAAGACCAAGGACACAACCaatgctaggctagatttgcatgatatggGCATAAGACCTGAATTGCACTTACAGCAGCATGGCAACTCAGtcactgctccacctgctccgtatGTCTTGGGGAAGGATCAAAAAATCAAGTTCTGCAAGTTTCTCAAAGGTATCAAGTTTCCTGATGGATATGCGGCTAACctagcaagatacataagtgaAGATGGTTCGAAGGTGCAGGGAAAGCTGAAAACACATTCTTGCCACATACTCCTACAAAGAATCATACCTGCTGGCCTAAGAGGACTGGTGAGGAAGGATGTATATGAAGCAGTTGCAGAGCTCGGGACCTTCTTCAGGGAACTATGCAGTAGAAATCTGAGGATTGATGTTGTCAAACGGCTAAAAGAAGAAATTCCATTGATCCtatgcaagcttgagaaaatCTTTCCACCTGCCTTCTTTGATGTCATGGTGCACTTGGCTGTCCATCTTCCTGATGAGGCACTGCTAAGAGGACCTGTTCAgtatggatggatgtacccaatagaaaGGCGGCTAGGCACTTTGAAGAATTTTGTAAGGAACAGGGCTAGGCCAGAAGGATCAATTGCTGAGGCATATATGGCAAGTGACACCTTGACTTTTTGTTCTAGGTATATGGAGGATATTGGCAATAGATTTAACCATGATGATGGTAGTGATGGAGAGATGCCATTGCCTGATGACATCTCTATTTTTAAGCATGGTGTTACTCTTGTTGGATCTAATAGGAGCCAGTACATTGATGATGTTGACCTCAATAAGTTAGTTTGGTATGTGCTAAATAATTGTGAAGAAGCTGAGGAATATTTGGAGTAAGTATCTATTAGATGTTTTGGGGATTAGTTTTTGTTTTATTTCTAATTTTTCAAATCATTCTTATGACTTAACTTTGCCCTGCAGCTTGTACAGGGACGATCTTGAGCAGCAAGGTGCACTTGATGTAGATAAAATGGTTGAACAAGGATTTGCAAAGTGGTTTAGGTGCCATGTAAGTCACTACACATTGTGTTTCTAGGTTCAGTAAATGCATTAGTATCCATATGTAATTGGTAACTGAGTACTTTTGTTGCAACAGATTGAGAACAAACGCAAGGAGAATCCAGAATCGGTTAGCGAAGGATTGTGGGCATTGTCATGTGGCCCAGATCTGCGAGTTAAGACTTGTGCAGCTTGCAAGGTTAATGGAGTGCGGTATAGCACTGTGGATCGTGAGAATTTCCTTCTGACACAAAATAGTGGTGTAATGACTGAAGGTTCACATGATGGGAACAACATAGATTTTTATGGAGTCCTTAAAGAGGTAATTGAGTTGCAATATAACTCAAATCTTCAAGTCCGTCGGACGGTGGTTCTATTTCAATGCGATTGGTTCAAGCAAGAAGGCAAGACGATAGGCCTTCAAGATGACGGACATTTCAAATCCATCAATGTGCAGTCATTATGGTACAAGACTGATCCTTTCATCTTAGCAACTCAATCGAAAAAGATATTTTACCTGCAAGACACATCTTTAGGTAAAGATTGGCGAGTTGTGCAGAAATTTGAACATAGGAATATTTATGATGTCGCTGAAAAAGATGAGGCCAGTCATGATGTGCATCAGGATGATTATTGTTCTGATACTGAACATGTAGTGCAAGCAGGGGCTGATAATGAGGTTATGCACAATATTCAAGGTGAAGCTAGTATAATTGAAGGAAATTTACAAGACCTTATAAGCAGCAAGAAGCAACCTATTATTCGTGAAGAtagtgaggatgaggaggaagatgagacaGTACTGCAGTACTATAGTGATGGTGGCAATGATAACAATGATGACATGTCCCtagacgatgaagatgatgatttcTAGTAATCTGAACATGTAATCTGGACATGTTATCTCGGCCTATCATGTTATCTGGACCTATGTCCAAATTCTATTGAAATTGTATCCACTTTCATGCAGAACTGCATACAACCAGTGAAAAATACTCTGTCAAAATTATTCCTAAATTGTAGCATGAGTCTTTCAAATCAGACCACATGAACTGCATACAAGCAGTGAAAAATACTTGGTGATTTCTGAAAACGATCTTCATTTCATAGGATTAATTGTCATTACATGATGTAGTAGCTTACTTGTAGAGTGTATTTTTAGATTGTAGCTTACTTTCAGTCTGTaatggagaaagaaaagagtCTGATTGTATCTTTAGATTGTAGCTTACTTTCAGTCTGTAATGTGCTGTCCTCTGCTCAATTTCCAGGTTGTTGACATGTTTGAGTTAGTCATACCTGAATTTATGTATTGAAAATAGGAAATGTGTGCAGTCTGAACTTTGTGTCAAAAGCTGGAAATGACTCCAGGTATTGATACACATAATATCGTGTAGGCGGTAAATAGATTAGAGAAAATTCAGGTTGGTGCAGAGTGAGGGTGAGGCCGTGAGGGTACCTGTATAGGCCGAGTGGCCGATTGGAGCCCTCCAAGACCGAGCCCGAGACGCAACCGCAAGCAGCCCTCCGAgctgccgccgccgtcggccgccTGGATCTCCCGAGGTGCCGGCCCTCAAGCTTCAGCGCCTGCCTGGATCTCCGCCTCAGGCTCGGGCCAAAGGGCACCACCATGGTGCCGCTCGACGGTGCCACGCGTGGCTCCAGCCGCACGCGTGCGCCGGCGAGGGGTGCCACAGCAGAGCCGCCATCCCCGCGTCACGTCTGCTGTGAGCTCTCAGCTGCGCTCTGTCGCTTGCTGGACTGAGAGAGAAAGGGCAAAGAGAAGTGAGCTAGGGTTTTGGGAGCCAACGCCGCGTCGCCGTTTTTGATCCTCCGAAGCGCTTTCTCGGCCGTCCGATCTGCATCGACAGCGCAGAATCCACGGGCGATGTGGATCTCATAGAGTTTATCTAAAACTGCGCTCGAGTACTAATGAACCCACTTGAATAGCATAATGGTCTGGCCCTTTGAGTTTGACATCGAGCTCCCGGGTTCGAACCCTGTGGTAGCCAATTTTTTTTTGCAACATTTTTTATTAGATATTACATTCTGTGATTTTCTAAATATTAGCAATAATATGACACTATCTTATTAGTTTTCTGATTTTCTAGGTTCCACAAAAATATCTAACTTATACAATAATAACTCATTTGTAATCAAATTATATCGACAacttaaaaaatataaataattatttattgtaggtaattattttattttatctttttaagaaataaaatatttgagttacatttaaaaaataaaaaatatcataCAAATTAAAAATGAAATACTTGAGTTATTTTCAAACTTCTTCCTATAATTGGCGTCTTGTAATAGGTTGAGACAATACTTGAGTTATTTTCAAACTTCTTCCTATGATCTAGTACTTATATATgctgctaaactaggatggcttgtccCATATATGCAATATTCTATATTCAAGAATTTTGTACCTTAGTTCTTCTTTTGTATTCAAGAAACTCAtttacttttcttcttcttttgtatTCAAGACTTTGTACTTTTCTTCTAATTTTGTGTCCTAGAAACTAATGTAGTTAAAAAACATATGTAATTGGAGATGAATATATGAATTTCAATTACTTTACTTGCGAAATGGACAAAATATGAAACGTAGATGGTTTCTAATTCCTGTCTTTCCATAGAACTAAATTGTATATGTCTCTACTCTCGTAATCACAACTTGCAATGGCGAGAGAGCCGAGCAGTCAAGGTGAGGAAGAACAATAGCCAAAGAGCAACATGCCTATCAAAGAAAGGCATGCACATAGACCTAATCCTAGTTTAGGCAATGAAAACTCTGGAAGCGCTGAATACGAGAGTGAGGAGCTTACACCGAGGCTATAGAAGAGACCTCatggagaggaagaagatgatctaGACTATGACCCGAGGGGAGATGTCAAACGAGAAGGACCTCACGTAGAGCCAGAAGAGAATCCAACTCACGATCCGAATGAAGATGGCAAAGAACAATGGCTCGAGGTATAGTAGTGCACTTTAAGACAACGTTCGAGTACATCTGCTAATATATAATGAACTAAATATATAAGTACAGTTTGATTAATAGGATCATAGGAAATTTACAAGAccttagataatgaactaaataTTTGGTTGGGgtatgtgctatgtacggtggaaaggtttccaaactaatcggcgtgggagctgatacgtacctatattttgaaattttctttagaaatctatatggcttatattaaggaacggagggagtacttattTGTTGAATGACTAAATGCTAAAAGGTAGAATACCTAAAGCAAGGTAGAAAAATCTTAAAACTTACATGGACACCTCATTTTGGAGTATAATGATGAC
The nucleotide sequence above comes from Miscanthus floridulus cultivar M001 unplaced genomic scaffold, ASM1932011v1 fs_164_9, whole genome shotgun sequence. Encoded proteins:
- the LOC136530623 gene encoding uncharacterized protein; the protein is MIGDLYAATEADGEQPRFARVLEDAKKSLSPGSSHSKFSFLVRMLYIKSRYRIGNTRFSTMLKLLSSRYPQSELPKSYDEAKKYLGELGLGFENIHVCKNNCVLFRKRYYKENVCLVCKASRWQDETGNKRDPHKVLRHFPLLPRLKRIFASKRTYEETQWHKKTRTPVDNVMSHPADGEAWKEFDTREPTFEDDSRNMRLALATDGFNPFGNMSTQYSMWPVLLTPLNLPPWECVNPANCFMSLLIPGPKSPGKDFDLFLEPLIEELLDLWKGVSTYDACTGRKFNLRAVVLWCIHDFPALSTLLGRTTKGYYACIHCDKDPLSRAIRSKICYIGHRRYLPRTHAWQRSLAFDGKHENKDQPGKFTLEEVLEELEKVKDVRPGKHPEIIGNKRKRNEGPRIYSRKVGLWRLPYWKHLKLPHNLDVMHIEKNICENILGTLLNVQGKTKDTTNARLDLHDMGIRPELHLQQHGNSVTAPPAPYVLGKDQKIKFCKFLKGIKFPDGYAANLARYISEDGSKVQGKLKTHSCHILLQRIIPAGLRGLVRKDVYEAVAELGTFFRELCSRNLRIDVVKRLKEEIPLILCKLEKIFPPAFFDVMVHLAVHLPDEALLRGPVQYGWMYPIERRLGTLKNFVRNRARPEGSIAEAYMASDTLTFCSRYMEDIGNRFNHDDGSDGEMPLPDDISIFKHGVTLVGSNRSQYIDDVDLNKLVWYVLNNCEEAEEYLE
- the LOC136530625 gene encoding uncharacterized protein, yielding MVEQGFAKWFRCHIENKRKENPESVSEGLWALSCGPDLRVKTCAACKVNGVRYSTVDRENFLLTQNSGVMTEGSHDGNNIDFYGVLKEVIELQYNSNLQVRRTVVLFQCDWFKQEGKTIGLQDDGHFKSINVQSLWYKTDPFILATQSKKIFYLQDTSLGKDWRVVQKFEHRNIYDVAEKDEASHDVHQDDYCSDTEHVVQAGADNEVMHNIQGEASIIEGNLQDLISSKKQPIIREDSEDEEEDETVLQYYSDGGNDNNDDMSLDDEDDDF